Proteins found in one Toxotes jaculatrix isolate fToxJac2 chromosome 18, fToxJac2.pri, whole genome shotgun sequence genomic segment:
- the tnrc18 gene encoding trinucleotide repeat-containing gene 18 protein isoform X3 gives MDGRDFGPPRSVHVPPPLLAGLAMESHRLGAAAAAGRIPPSPGHLGASHPPPLHSGKFLPSAINLHPHHSDAFPSGSGPFLSGYPGPSTLTSDPAYRSANPSSLQMAQLWASHAHEGYTPLSGSLYSSPYLSLGHLDPPSLSQHPLYDSHKEGFYLPASLSQSPLHPQSAPTAAPSSSTPPQRTSRECGRDRSYRAERERERERSREEQRPHSVVDLTQDGRSEEDRRARSGDREREKERDRDTERERDGWSFHPHLHQHKSHSQSSTVEARSRPSPPQPFFPPSGGASRFHGPETDRGGRDEEGGSRPHHSHNSNTNSNNSNSQSDRQRRNDSVATSAGTLHISYVLPPALQPSVAGLHHPSTPREPIREQRVSAPTYVPSVEVYDERAGPIQIASQARDNKHGDKHRDRERDRERERERDRERERERDRERERERDRERERDRDRDRERERDRERERERDRERESYRFPERSLMDHPRLSQSCDSSNQREEGSVICSNGSIGKRGQDTPFSSSQSRFSPETRDISKHSIRLGIERAGAEPKWNNMSPLANYATSHMAALAAQHGHTLSSPHGQQTHTQMSHSPHTTQRPNSNAHSHNHSPQTHPSQHGHGRSGEEVSQRRYLDPSALYRPGGSLVGASGGERGGGASSDPTEVSAMQSLIKYSGNFTAEGPGSSRLASDGRGPFGGLGNVGMEAEREREREKERERERERERDRERVVVGSGGSGALRVPPQLKREQEQPDSARSFGREGEGEVRHPPVGIAVAVARQRDSGSTSKPTSGPSDTQRPLLQTAIKDEERGEDRARHHDDRLLAGRLEREQEKVLRESKELAEFTQMHPAPLSSGLTPSMMTPSLMTPNLMVTGGAALAGAGRWPPDPSTLTSHPWMPRPGAPPVWLSSTPFRGDVLERGAPVWSGVYGTGSSLQHAAQLQLLSQQQILRQQELLMIQQHTAQVLELQRNAQLVERLKATEHRPEIEHKADKRTADPKPRPSSISSPSPSPVLHPRKPPPPSRSPTPSTSSLTPLPQLPSPVTTLKSEEGGQRVLPHPPVPLPHPPSPRSASPPPSSPRRPKQEAAEEGEVGPREQREGQKSASAPFQGMYSDLPPGYPYQSITAPFGSPFPPYHIPAPTGANTELVPPRRSRSPASAAPLPSAHLHPRLLDTDIKPQKLEPSKTGSFLKQEPGVERPQLDVTPEPLGPLRRSCSPVRASQDRETDREAPKPQPQPLPLHVPSPPPQQGERLKEVRKDEKEGGQIKMEVSSYSCQAAYPLPLPLAEAEPKPKDPERTRYSSCIAAETDSQESVQKCASLEQTTSTVCEQEQPDTPIDSHTPNQKESVAETPVYPPPTSNSPLPLVIGPEDPMAGMLALLTASEMATQARPSTPPAPILIPQIENPPVVADCSSAGPLEMVALEGMALLSQMAQREMEHISQEQDLTLEGLDCLLEASRQILLEAIEKQSHIDLPRTLDPSKKYSWRQRKEEPLYSKMSVDMLDTVEVEYRVRLAELQKTYKEKQRELSKLQRRRDKHERQQQEDERRSLTRRGRGRPRKRKHLATPPKLDSRPGKVGRTVQYSEDSEAGEGQRKRFRVSREEEETEAGSGAVKVKKKKKKTKSWNDQEPSTSHALEVLKAKRGHVCEQEQLASDLDRALSLSQLSSLSASRKLTSGTKLDKSKGKSADSRMKDRAVHSPVKGGKHKMAAKASTSETVQKVKGQKKTALFSPVRSELSSCSNNSDSEEHISARGGWPPLSGTRSHGNLTRKRRSASSPTSLLSSQKSQKKKHKHLSLLLEEAGLSSSDDSFDQETSEDDDEEESDSDDGGCEESGLGLLARFAASALPVSSAPLSLLHDGKHRSRQSTLGSSECEWSDSGSDLRLRKFPSLLHGKRSAPELPLLPPATRRTDQTSPTKREEALPVKRKPLPKPRPSPRSPRRFSFDLAVGSGLGGFSEDEGWNRRRSERIFLHDATTSASQMSVPTPGSTSQSSSSSSSSAPPLTPKPASRPKPTPPSREGKDVVKKKKLKDSPLPVSPSTLCSPITDGPVPLSLSPARKSQPKAKTKAREPSRGAVSRLMESMAADEDFEPNQDSSFSEDELLPPRSVSSNSVARSSTPAPVQCVLDKDSLVDGLRVLIPMDDQLLYAGHVNTVHSPDIYSVVVEGERGNRPHIYCLEQLLQEAIIDVKPPSVRYLPEGTRIAAYWSQQYRCLYPGTVVNGSSDIDENDDFITVEFDDGDTGRIPLSHIRLLPPDYKIHCAEPSPALLVASCSRRRVRKCSKEGKEAGTKPEETTPKVKGKPGRKPKPKPESSANPDSREKTDPLPSSTQPAERPQAPAKPAQDRTSSVQKTGQEKPRPASRPTMGTQAKPGRKSSTTSPTSSPTLSSPVPRKSSSAQPPASKPARTLPPSLYPSTYGKVLTVDLYSEPNLSSYNNQRRERENASSVSPTTNRPLSRPMATSTTTKPSSSSTPRPTSASTPKLKPSSDHHSCSRPSLSSGLIPSPISRLSTGKPGSSLTPRPSSSSLSSSSSSSSAPRPKLKMPSEQLSSSSRPSPISRPKPSPGQSDGGSAVRRKPLSAEPLVKLDHEGVTSPKTKKTKALMLLEGRGVRRDHTPITAASSNQKLLKAKLRAPDRDTGLPEKDSTSKAPMLAKEKTDSRGSGGRGQEMDTREEKVKKEERKEVEKREERKMKEESQSSSSSESEEEGDKGKMKKKKKCTSSCSSSSSSCSGSSSSSSSSSSSSSSSSTDDSSCSSDEERTPTPPPGPVSSPPVQDKLKEETKEEEEEEVKKEVKTEVKTEEDELSPPSQRPSPSTSPTPAAPAPTKPGKPATGKGSGQRGRPPKPKPSGGEGKVGRPKRREGVHLPTTKELAKRQRLPSVENRPKISAFLPARQLWKWFGKPTQRRGMKGKAKKLFYKAIVRGREMIRIGDCAVFLSAGRPNLPFIGRIQSMWESWGSNMVVRVNWFYHPEETNPGKKLTDKKNWDQICGQSLPGALHSSIQRKDFMERALYQSSHSDENDVQTVSHKCLVVSVEEYEQMTHTRRYADSEDLYYLAGTYEPTTGMIFNTDGVPVIC, from the exons GTGATGCCTTCCCTTCAGGCTCCGGTCCCTTTCTGTCAGGTTACCCAGGCCCCtccaccctgacctctgaccctgcgTACAGATCGGCCAATCCCAGCAGTTTGCAGATGGCTCAGCTCTGGGCATCACACGCTCACGAAG gCTACACTCCGCTGTCAGGCAGCCTGTATTCCAGCCCCTACCTGTCCCTGGGGCACCTCGATCCTCCCTCGCTCTCCCAGCACCCTCTCTACGATTCACATAAAG AGGGCTTTTACCTACCAGCCTCCTTGAGCCAGTCACCTCTCCACCCTCAATCTGCCCCCACAGCCGCCCCGTCCAGCTCCACACCGCCCCAGAGGACATCCCGGGAGTGTGGTAGGGACCGGTCCTACCGggcggagagggagagggagcgagagaggtCAAGAGAGGAGCAGCGGCCACACAGCGTGGTAGACCTGACGCAAGACGGGAGGAGCGAGGAGGACCGCAGGGCGAGGAGCGGAGACCGGGAacgagagaaagaaagggaccgggacacagagagagaaagagacgggTGGTCTTTCCATCCTCACCTCCACCAGCACAAATCCCACTCTCAGTCCTCCACGGTGGAGGCCAGATCCAGGCCATCACCTCCACAGCCCTTCTTCCCTCCAAGTGGGGGTGCGAGCAGGTTCCATGGACCAGAAACTGACAGAGGGGGTCGGGATGAAGAGGGCGGCTCTCGACCCCATCACAGCCATAACTCTAACACGAACTCAAATAATTCAAactctcagtcagacagacagaggaggaatgaCTCTGTGGCCACTTCAGCTGGGACTCTTCACATCTCCTACGTCCTTCCCCCTGCACTCCAGCCCTCTGTCGCTGGTCTGCACCACCCCTCCACACCCAGAGAGCCTATCAGAGAGCAGCGAGTCAGCGCACCGACATATGTGCCTTCTGTGGAGGTTTATGACGAGCGGGCCGGGCCCATCCAGATCGCCTCGCAGGCCCGTGACAACAAACACGGTGACAaacacagggacagagaaagagacagagaacgaGAGCGTGAAAGAGACAGGGAGCGCGAacgggagagagacagggagcgCGAacgggagagagacagggagcgCGAACGAGATAGAGACAGGGACCGCGAacgggagagagacagggagcgTGAacgggagagagacagggagagggagagctaCAGGTTTCCTGAGAGGAGCCTGATGGATCATCCTCGACTCTCCCAGTCTTGCGATTCAAGCAATCAAAGAGAGGAAGGTTCTGTCATTTGTTCCAATGGTTCCATTGGTAAACGAGGCCAGGACACACCGTTCTCGTCCAGTCAATCAAGGTTCAGCCCAGAAACCAGGGACATCTCTAAACACTCAATCCGGTTGGGTATAGAGCGGGCAGGGGCGGAGCCTAAGTGGAATAACATGAGCCCGTTGGCTAACTATGCTACAAGTCACATGGCTGCTCTGGCAGCCCAACAcggacacacactctcctcgCCCCACggccagcagacacacacacaaatgtcccATTCCCCTCACACAACTCAACGTCCCAACAGTAACGCACACTCCCACAACCATTCCCCCCAGACACACCCCTCTCAACACGGACACGGGCGCTCAGGAGAGGAGGTTAGTCAGAGACGCTATCTGGACCCATCAGCTCTCTACCGACCTGGGGGGTCACTGGTGGGAGCCAGTGGTGGAGAGCGAGGTGGGGGGGCCAGCTCAGACCCCACAGAGGTCTCAGCCATGCAGAGTCTGATTAAATACAGTGGAAATTTCACTGCTGAAGGTCCTGGGTCCTCCAGGCTTGCCTCGGATGGCCGAGGGCCCTTTGGTGGTCTGGGTAACGTCGGCATGGAAgccgaaagagagagagagagggaaaaagaaagagagcgggaaagagagagagagagagatagggaaAGGGTAGTAGTTGGATCAGGTGGTTCAGGGGCGTTGAGGGTCCCTCCCCAGctgaagagagagcaggagcagcCGGACAGCGCCCGCTCGTTTGGCCGGGAGGGTGAGGGCGAGGTACGCCACCCTCCCGTTGGCATTGCTGTCGCTGTGGCCCGTCAGAGAGACAGTGGGAGCACCAGTAAACCAACCAGTGGAccttcagacacacagagacccCTGCTGCAAACAGCTAttaaag ATGAGGAACGAGGGGAGGACCGTGCTCGTCACCATGATGACAGGCTGCTGGCCGGACGACTGGAGCGCGAGCAGGAGAAAGTGCTCAG AGAGTCCAAAGAGCTGGCAGAGTTTACGCAGATGCATCCTGCCCCTTTGTCTAGCGGCCTGACGCCCAGTATGATGACACCCAGCCTCATGACCCCCAACCTTATGGTGACAGGAGGGGCTGCCCTAGCAGGGGCGGGGCGTTGGCCTCCAGACCCGTCAACCCTGACTTCTCACCCCTGGATGCCCCGACCCGGAGCCCCCCCTGTCTGGCTCTCCAGCACACCGTTCA GAGGTGATGTGCTGGAGCGTGGAGCCCCAGTGTGGTCGGGGGTATACGGTACAGGCAGCTCGTTGCAGCACGCAgcccagctccagctcctctctCAGCAGCAGATTCTCCGGCAACAGGAGCTGCTCATGATCCAGCAGCACACAGCGCAGGTCCTGGAGTTGCAGAGGAACGCACAGCTAGTT GAGCGTTTAAAGGCCACCGAGCACCGGCCAGAGATAGAACACAAAGCAGACAAGCGGACTGCAGACCCCAAACCCAGACCCTCCTCTATATCTTCCCCGTCTCCTTCACCCGTTTTGCATCCTCGCAAACCTCCCCCTCCGTCTCGATCTCCAACCCCGTCCACGTCCTCCCTCACTCCGCTGCCTCAGCTACCCTCGCCAGTGACCACCCTCAAGTCAGAGGAAGGGGGCCAGAGAGTGTTGCCGCACCCACCGGTGCCCCTGCCTCACCCGCCTTCCCCCCGCTCAGCTTCTCCGCCCCCATCCTCGCCACGGCGGCCTAAACAGGAGGCAgctgaggagggggaggtgggaCCGAGGGAGCAAAGGGAGGGACAGAAGTCGGCCTCTGCACCCTTTCAGGGCATGTACTCTG ATCTCCCTCCCGGGTACCCTTACCAGTCCATCACTGCCCCATTTGGCTCTCCATTCCCCCCTTATCACATCCCAGCACCCACAGGGGCAAACACAGAACTTGTCCCACCCCGCCGGTCCCGCTCTCCAGCCTCAGCTGCCCCTTTGCCTTCAGCACACCTCCATCCAAGGCTTCTGGACACAGACATAAAGCCACAGAAATTAGAGCCATCAAAGACGGGATCTTTCCTCAAACAGGAACCCGGTGTGGAGCGGCCTCAGCTGGACGTGACACCAGAACCTCTGGGTCCCCTTCGCCGGAGCTGCAGCCCTGTCCGTGCCAgccaggacagagagacagacagggaagcCCCGAAGCCCCAGCCTCAGCCGCTACCTCTGCACGTCCCCAGTCCTCCACCACAACAAGGTGAAAGGCTGAAAGAAGTCAGGAAGGATGAGAAGGAAGGAGGCCAAATTAAAATGGAAGTGTCATCTTATTCATGTCAAGCAGCATATCCTCTACCCCTTCCCCTCGCAGAAGCTGAGCCTAAACCCAAGGACCCAGAGCGAACACGTTATTCATCATGCATCGCTGCGGAGACAGACAGCCAGGAATCTGTTCAGAAGTGTGCGTCACTCGAGCAAACCACCAGCACTGTGTGTGAACAAGAACAGCCAGACACTCCAATCGACTCGCACACTCCCAATCAGAAAGAAAGTGTTGCTGAAACCCCCGTTTatcctcctcccacctccaaCTCTCCGCTCCCGCTGGTCATTGGTCCTGAGGATCCCATGGCAGGGATGCTTGCCCTGCTGACAGCCAGTGAGATGGCCACCCAGGCCCGCCCCAGCACCCCACCTGCCCCGATACTCATACCGCAGATAGAAAACCCTCCTGTGGTTGCAGATTGCAGCAGCGCGGGGCCTCTGGAGATGGTGGCGCTGGAGGGCATGGCCCTGCTCAGCCAAATGGctcagagagagatggagcacATCAGCCAGGAGCAAG ATCTGACATTAGAGGGCCTGGATTGTCTTCTTGAGGCAAGCAGACAGATTCTGTTGGAGGCCATAGAGAAACAGTCCCACATAGACCTGCCCAGAACACTGGACCCCAGCAAGAAGTACagctggaggcagaggaaggaggagccG CTGTATAGTAAGATGTCTGTGGACATGTTGGACACAGTGGAAGTGGAATACCGTGTCCGCCTGGCTGAGCTGCAGAAGACATAtaaggagaagcagagagagctgaGCAAGCTGCAGAGACGCAGAGACAAGCA tgagcggcagcagcaggaggatgaGAGGCGGAGTCTTACCAGACGGGGCAGAGGGCGACCcaggaagagaaaacatttgGCCACACCTCCCAAACTGGACAGCAGGCCTGGAAA GGTGGGTAGGACAGTGCAATACTCTGAGGACTCTGAAGCtggagaaggacagaggaagaggttcCGGGTGtccagagaagaggaggagacggaggCAGGAAGTGGAGCAGTGAAagttaaaaagaagaaaaagaagacgaAGAGCTGGAACGACCAGGAGCCATCCACCAGTCATGCTCTGGAG GTGTTGAAGGCGAAGCGCGGccatgtgtgtgagcaggagcAGCTGGCGTCAGACCTCGACAGAGCTCTTTCACTTTCGCAGCTCAGCTCACTCAGCGCATCCCGCAAACTCACCTCCGGCACAAAGTTAGACAAGTCGAAGGGCAAGTCCGCTGACAGCCGGATGAAGGACCGGGCCGTCCATTCCCCTGtcaaaggagggaaacacaaGATGGCCGCCAAGGCTTCCACTTCAGAGACCGTCCAGAAGGTGAAAGGTCAGAAGAAGACTGCTTTGTTCTCTCCTGTGAGATCAGAGCTCAGCAGCTGCTCCAACA ACTCTGATTCAGAGGAGCACATTTCTGCTCGAGGGGGCTGGCCCCCTCTCTCAGGGACACGTTCCCATGGCAACCTAACCAGGAAGAGGCGGTCTGCGTCATCGCCGACATCCCTGCTGTCCAGTCAGAAGTCtcagaagaagaaacacaagcacttatccctgctgctggaggaagcGGGCCTCAGCTCCTCTGACGACTCCTTCGACCAAG AAACCTCAGAGGACGATGACGAGGAAGAGTCTGACTCAGACGATGGCGGCTGTGAGGAGAGCGGGCTGGGTCTGCTGGCCAGGTTTGCGGCAAGCGCGCTCCCCGTCAGCTCGGCCCCTTTGAGCCTCCTCCATGACGGCAAACACCGCAGCAGGCAGAGCACTCTGG GTTCTTCAGAATGCGAGTGGTCAGACTCTGGCTCAGACTTGCGCTTGAGGAAGttcccctctctgctgcacGGCAAACGCTCCGCCCCAGAGCTCCCCCTGTTGCCCCCAGCAACCCGCCGCACTGACCAGACCAGCCCCACCAAGCGAGAAGAAGCGCTGCCAGTCAAACGCAAGCCTCTGCCCAAACCGCGCCCCTCGCCTCGGTCACCCCGGAGGTTTAGCTTTGACCTCGCCGTTGGCTCTGGGCTCGGAGGCTTCAGCGAGGATGAGGGCTGGAACCGACGACGCAGCGAGAGGATTTTTCTGCACGATGCCACCACCTCAGCCAGTCAGATGTCTGTGCCAACCCCTGGTTCCACCAGTCagagctcctcctcttcttccagcTCGGCCCCACCTCTCACCCCGAAGCCTGCCTCCAGACCTAAACCCACTCCGCCCAGCAGAGAAGGGAAAGATGTGGTGAAA AAAAAGAAGCTGAAGGACTCTCCTCTGCCTGTGAGCCCGTCCACCCTGTGCAGTCCAATCACAGACGGCCCTGTGCCTCTGAGCCTCAGCCCGGCACGCAAGAGCCAACCAAAAGCCAAGACCAAGGCCAGAGAG CCTTCCAGGGGAGCGGTGAGCCGGCTGATGGAGAGCATGGCGGCGGACGAAGACTTTGAGCCCAACCAGGACAGCAGCTTCAGCGAAGACGAACTCCTCCCACCACGCAGCGTGTCCAGCAACAGCGTGGCGAGGTCCTCCACACCTG ctccagtgcagtgtgtgttggaCAAGGATTCTCTGGTGGACGGACTCAGAGTTTTGATCCCGATGGACGACCAACTACTGTACGCCGGACATGTGAACACTGTACACTCCCCTGACAT ATACAGCGTGGTagtggagggggagagagggaaccGACCACACATCTACTGTCTGGAACAACTGCTGCAGGAAGCT ATCATCGATGTGAAGCCTCCATCTGTGCGCTATCTCCCAGAGGGCACCCGCATCGCTGCCTACTGGAGCCAGCAGTACCGCTGCCTTTACCCTGGCACTGTAGTCAATG GAAGTTCAGATATTGACGAGAATGATGATTTCATCACGGTGGAGTTCGACGATGGCGACACAGGCCGCATCCCCCTCTCCCACATCAGACTGCTGCCGCCAGACTACAAGATCCACt GCGCTGAGCCGTCCCCTGCGCTGCTCGTGGCCAGCTGCTCCAGGAGGAGAGTGCGCAAGTGCAGCAAAGAGGGCAAAGAGGCAGGAACAAAGCCAGAGGAGACCACCCCAAAGGTCAAAGGAAAACCTGGTCGcaaacccaaacccaaaccAG AGTCCTCTGCAAACCCAGATAGCCGGGAGAAAACTGATCCTCTGCCTTCCTCCACCCAGCCTGCAGAGAGACCTCAGGCTCCTGCTAAACCTGCCCAGGACAGGACCTCCTCTGTCCAGAAGACAGGTCAGGAGAAGCCCCGCCCTGCGTCCCGGCCAACAATGGGAACCCAAGCAAAACCAGGCCGCAAAAGCTCCACCACGTCCCCCACAAGTAGCCCTACTCTTTCCAGCCCGGTGCCCAGGAAGAGCAGCTCGGCCCAGCCTCCTGCTTCTAAACCAGCCcgcactctccctccctccctctaccCCTCCACCTACGGGAAAGTCCTGACTGTGGATCTGTACAGCGAGCCCAACCTCAGCTCGTACAACAACCAgcgcagagaaagagagaacgcCAGCAGTGTCAGTCCCACCACCAACAGACCCCTGTCCAGACCCATGGCAACATCCACCACAACCAAGCCCAGTTCTTCATCCACACCGAGGCCCACCTCAGCCTCCACACCCAAGCTTAAACCCTCCTCAGACCACCACAGCTGCTCCAGACCCAGCCTCAGCTCTGGACTCATACCCAGCCCTATCTCCAGGCTTTCAACAGGCAAGCCAGGCTCTTCTCTGACTCCCAGaccttcatcatcctcattgtcatcatcatcatcatcatcatctgcccCCAGACCCAAATTAAAGATGCCATCCGAGCAGCTGTCCTCCAGCTCCAGACCCAGCCCCATCTCCAGGCCCAAGCCCAGTCCTGGGCAAAGTGACGGGGGCTCGGCGGTGAGACGGAAGCCCCTGTCTGCAGAGCCCCTCGTGAAGCTGGACCACGAAGGTGTCACCTCGCCCAAGACCAAGAAGACCAAGGCTCTGATGTTGCTAGAGGGTCGGGGCGTCAGACGAGATCACACTCCCATCACTGCAGCCTCGTCCAATCAAAAGCTGCTGAAAGCTAAGCTGAGAGCTCCAGATAGAGACACTGGCCTGCCAGAGAAGGACTCCACCTCCAAAGCACCAATGCTGGCTAAGGAGAAGACAGACAGTCGTGGAAGTGGTGGTAGAGGACAGGAGATGGacaccagagaggagaaagttaaaaaagaagagagaaaggaggtagagaaaagagaggagagaaagatgaaagaggaaTCTCAGAGTAGCAGCAGCTCGGAGTCAGAAGAAGAAGGCgacaaagggaaaatgaagaaaaagaagaaatgcacCTCaagctgctcttcctcctcttcatcctgttctggttcctcctcatcttcttcatcatcttcgTCCTCgtcgtcctcttcctccaccgacgactcctcctgcagctcagaTGAAGAGAGGACCCCTACGCCTCCACCAGGCCCCGTCTCTTCGCCTCCAGTGCAGGACAAATTGAAAGAAGAgactaaagaagaagaggaagaggaggtgaagaaggagGTAAAAACTGAGGTAAAAACGGAGGAGGATGAACTCTCTCCTCCCTCGCAACGTCCTTCCCCGTCAACTTCTCCgactcctgctgctcctgctcccaCTAAACCTGGTAAGCCAGCCACCGGGAAGGGCTCTGGGCAGAGGGGTCGTCCCCCGAAACCGAAGCccagtggaggagaaggaaaagtgGGGAGACCAAAGCGGAGAGAGGGAGTCCACCTCCCGACCACCAAGGAGCTGGCTAAACGCCAGAGGCTTCCCAGTGTGGAGAACAGGCCCaaaatttctgcttttcttccagCCAGACAGCTCTGGAAGTGGTTTGGGAAACCCACTCAG AGACGTGGTATGAAGGGCAAGGCTAAGAAGCTCTTCTATAAGGCCATTGTTCGCGGCAGAGAGATGATCCGCATCGGTGACTGTGCCGTGTTCCTGTCTGCTGGCCGGCCCAACCTGCCCTTCATTGGACGCATCCAGAGCATGTGGGAGTCCTGGGGCAGCAACATGGTTGTCAGGGTCAACTGGTTCTATCATCCAGAGGAGACAAACCCCGGCAAGAAACTCACTGACAAGAAG AACTGGGATCAGATTTGCGGTCAGTCTTTACCAGGAGCTCTGCACTCTTCTATCCAGAGGAAAGACTTCATGGAA CGCGCCCTGTACCAGTCGTCTCACAGCGACGAGAACGACGTGCAGACGGTTAGCCACAAGTGCCTGGTGGTAAGTGTGGAAGAGTATGAGCAAATGACCCACACGCGCCGCTACGCCGACAGCGAAGACCTCTACTACCTGGCCGGCACCTACGAACCCACCACTGGCATGATCTTCAACACCGACGGAGTGCCAGTCATCTGCTAA